In the genome of SAR202 cluster bacterium, one region contains:
- a CDS encoding lysine transporter LysE, which produces MLDQITIITIFFGSLFIGFSGAASPGPLLALCIKGTLHSGWKAGPLIAIGHSILELFVVIGISIGINQLFDSDIIAKIISLFGGVMLIILGLQTIISNKVVDINNAQQESLLNSKTLLLQGALVSLSNPYWFIWWVTIGATLIVNSSDHGILGVSSMYIGHILADIFWYTAVSLILVSGIKFLSNKIYNYLLLSCGIFLCLMGIYFIYSFFNI; this is translated from the coding sequence ATGCTAGATCAAATTACAATAATTACTATATTTTTTGGCTCACTTTTCATAGGGTTTTCCGGAGCAGCATCACCAGGACCACTGCTTGCGCTATGTATCAAAGGAACTTTACATAGTGGCTGGAAAGCAGGTCCTCTCATTGCAATAGGCCATTCTATACTAGAGTTATTTGTAGTTATTGGTATATCAATAGGTATTAATCAATTATTTGATTCGGATATTATAGCAAAGATTATTAGTTTATTTGGCGGGGTTATGCTCATCATTTTAGGCTTACAAACGATAATTTCTAATAAAGTAGTTGATATAAATAATGCACAGCAAGAATCCCTTCTAAACTCCAAAACCTTACTCTTGCAAGGTGCTTTAGTAAGCCTAAGTAATCCATATTGGTTTATTTGGTGGGTGACTATAGGCGCAACCTTAATTGTAAATTCTTCTGATCATGGTATTTTAGGAGTTTCCAGTATGTATATCGGGCATATACTTGCTGATATATTTTGGTATACCGCAGTATCTTTAATACTAGTCTCAGGTATCAAATTCCTATCAAATAAAATTTATAACTACCTTTTATTATCCTGTGGTATATTTCTTTGTCTTATGGGAATTTATTTTATTTATTCATTCTTTAATATCTAA
- the argF gene encoding ornithine carbamoyltransferase: MTIKHLLSINDLNGSEISSIITRAISSKPMPYNNLLENETVGIWFEKPSLRTRLSFEIGVKQLGGTTIYLDKDNIGVGSREPIRDVANVISRYIYAFIARTFAHSTLTEFAKYSTIPIINALSDEEHPCQTLADLVTIQEKFGTLKNITIAYIGDGNNVARSLACGAYQIGMPFISSSPEEYKLTIDNEKINQSIIHEINPKKAMSAADVIYTDAWTSMGQEAESEIRKKAFQKYQISVEDLNSAKDNAILMHPLPAHHGEEISQDLLYHKKSVVFDQAENRLHAQRAAMEYLFK, from the coding sequence ATGACAATAAAACATCTACTTAGTATTAATGATTTGAATGGTTCTGAAATATCATCAATAATTACTCGAGCCATTTCTAGCAAACCTATGCCTTACAATAATCTATTAGAAAATGAAACAGTAGGAATATGGTTTGAAAAACCATCTTTGAGAACCCGGTTGAGTTTTGAAATCGGAGTTAAGCAACTAGGTGGTACTACTATTTATCTAGATAAGGACAACATCGGTGTGGGGTCAAGAGAACCAATCAGAGATGTAGCTAATGTAATATCTCGATATATTTATGCGTTTATTGCGCGTACTTTTGCACATAGTACCCTAACTGAATTTGCTAAATATTCAACAATTCCGATTATTAATGCTTTGTCAGACGAAGAACACCCATGTCAAACTCTTGCTGATTTAGTAACGATACAAGAAAAATTCGGTACATTGAAGAATATTACTATTGCATATATTGGAGATGGTAATAATGTAGCTAGAAGTTTAGCTTGTGGTGCTTATCAGATTGGGATGCCCTTTATATCTTCATCTCCGGAAGAATACAAATTAACAATTGATAACGAAAAAATTAACCAATCGATAATTCATGAAATAAATCCAAAAAAAGCTATGTCAGCTGCAGATGTTATATACACTGATGCCTGGACAAGTATGGGACAAGAAGCAGAATCAGAAATACGAAAAAAGGCATTCCAAAAGTACCAAATAAGCGTAGAAGATTTGAACTCTGCAAAAGATAACGCAATATTAATGCACCCATTACCGGCTCATCATGGTGAGGAAATTTCACAAGATCTTTTATATCACAAAAAATCAGTAGTTTTTGATCAGGCAGAAAACAGACTTCATGCTCAAAGAGCAGCAATGGAATATTTATTTAAATAA
- a CDS encoding NAD(P)-dependent glycerol-3-phosphate dehydrogenase encodes MWRKRVIEKHNKVSVIGTTSWGITLACLIASKNIPVNIWARTESEAQIIQNDREDKKHLPGIMFPNSITIDHDLGSVLENSKYILLAVPSHTFRNNMINLSNYINDSHVIVSATKGIETETNKRMSEIASEYISNDQNTTFSVLSGPNLAKEIANGLPASSVIASLSDKTAQDIQNLLTTKTFRVYRSSDVTGVELCGSLKNIIAIAAGIVDGLNFGNNAKSALVTRGLAEIKRFAMAHNAQETTFYGLAGIGDLMTTISSSYSRNRYVGEQLATGNNINSITKNMTNVAEGINTTQAIYSISQSKNIEMPITSMVHRIIFENLTPMAAFSELMERELTAE; translated from the coding sequence ATTTGGAGAAAAAGAGTGATAGAAAAACATAATAAGGTATCTGTTATAGGTACAACAAGTTGGGGCATAACTCTGGCTTGCTTAATTGCTAGTAAAAATATACCTGTAAATATATGGGCAAGAACAGAAAGTGAAGCTCAAATAATTCAAAATGATAGAGAAGATAAAAAACATTTACCAGGTATAATGTTCCCCAATAGTATAACAATCGATCATGATTTGGGTTCAGTTTTAGAAAATTCTAAATACATCCTGCTTGCAGTACCTTCACACACCTTCAGGAATAATATGATCAATCTCTCAAATTATATTAATGATAGTCATGTTATTGTTAGTGCTACAAAAGGGATAGAAACTGAAACTAATAAACGTATGAGCGAGATTGCATCAGAGTATATTAGTAATGACCAAAATACAACCTTTTCAGTTCTATCTGGCCCTAACCTTGCAAAAGAAATCGCAAATGGTCTTCCTGCCTCTTCAGTAATAGCAAGCCTAAGTGATAAAACAGCACAAGATATTCAAAATTTACTCACCACAAAAACTTTTCGAGTTTATAGAAGCTCAGATGTAACAGGTGTAGAATTATGTGGTTCTTTAAAAAATATAATAGCAATAGCTGCAGGGATAGTAGATGGGCTTAATTTTGGTAATAACGCTAAATCTGCTCTAGTAACAAGAGGTCTCGCTGAAATAAAACGCTTTGCAATGGCCCACAATGCCCAAGAAACAACGTTTTATGGTCTTGCAGGGATTGGTGACCTTATGACTACTATATCAAGCTCCTATAGTCGAAATAGATATGTTGGAGAACAATTGGCAACAGGAAATAATATCAATTCTATTACTAAAAACATGACAAATGTTGCAGAAGGTATAAACACTACACAAGCAATATATTCAATATCTCAATCTAAAAACATAGAAATGCCTATTACTTCTATGGTACACCGAATTATATTCGAAAACCTTACCCCGATGGCTGCGTTTTCTGAATTAATGGAAAGAGAACTCACAGCTGAGTAA
- a CDS encoding amidase — MPNNSINFMTISELSENIREKKLSPTEIVKELLITIKKLNPANKSFLYIAEEESIKEAQSIEKEISSGNYKGPLHGIPIGLKDLYETDNMPTTSGSIIFENYQSNKNATSVQKLINAGSIIIGKLNMHPFAFGAFGTNSDFGTPPNPWNTSHIPGGSSSGSGVAVASGMIPGATGSDTGGSIRIPSAVCGIVGIKPTYGRISRYGLTPLSWSLDTAGPMTRSVKDCAYMLEAMSGFDTNDDSSSTRDVPQFSKAFDQETRKFTIGIPKNQYFTNIHSEVETKVNEAIETLKKLGFKVVEIDIPTPEEAGKIQTNIINPEAVAFHQDRLRNDIDRIAPDVRARLESGVFIPAVNYIQAQRLRRQFISRMVESMSNVDALITPTEPICSPQIGQTTTTINNEEVTIQSLLTKFTSPFNLSGLPAISVPCGFDTKGLPIGLQIVGKHFDEMTILQIAHIFESNTEWNTLKPSL; from the coding sequence ATGCCAAATAATTCCATTAATTTTATGACTATTTCTGAATTATCAGAAAATATTCGTGAAAAAAAACTTTCACCAACTGAGATCGTAAAAGAATTACTAATAACAATTAAAAAATTGAACCCTGCAAACAAATCTTTTTTATATATAGCTGAAGAAGAAAGTATAAAAGAAGCCCAAAGTATCGAAAAAGAAATATCTTCTGGGAACTATAAAGGACCGTTACATGGTATACCTATCGGACTAAAGGATTTGTATGAAACCGATAATATGCCTACAACTTCAGGAAGTATTATTTTCGAAAACTATCAATCAAACAAGAATGCTACTAGTGTTCAAAAATTAATCAATGCAGGTTCAATTATTATTGGCAAATTAAATATGCACCCTTTTGCGTTTGGTGCATTTGGAACCAACTCTGATTTTGGTACACCTCCAAACCCATGGAATACTTCACATATTCCTGGAGGATCAAGTAGTGGTTCCGGAGTAGCTGTTGCATCTGGTATGATTCCAGGAGCTACAGGATCAGACACAGGAGGATCTATAAGAATTCCATCTGCAGTATGTGGAATTGTTGGCATAAAACCAACGTATGGGAGAATTAGTAGATATGGATTAACTCCATTATCATGGTCTTTAGATACTGCAGGCCCAATGACAAGAAGTGTAAAAGATTGTGCTTATATGCTAGAAGCAATGTCAGGGTTTGATACCAATGATGATTCTTCTTCTACAAGAGATGTTCCTCAATTTTCTAAAGCTTTTGATCAAGAAACTCGAAAATTTACAATAGGTATACCCAAAAATCAATATTTTACTAATATTCATTCCGAAGTTGAAACAAAAGTAAATGAGGCAATAGAAACACTGAAAAAACTTGGTTTTAAAGTAGTAGAAATAGACATCCCCACCCCTGAAGAAGCCGGTAAAATTCAAACTAATATTATCAATCCTGAAGCTGTAGCTTTTCATCAAGACAGGTTACGAAATGATATTGATAGAATAGCACCTGATGTTAGAGCAAGACTCGAATCTGGGGTATTTATTCCAGCAGTAAATTATATTCAAGCACAACGGTTACGAAGACAATTTATTAGCCGCATGGTTGAAAGTATGTCAAATGTAGATGCCTTAATAACACCTACTGAACCAATATGTTCACCCCAAATAGGCCAAACCACAACGACTATTAACAATGAAGAAGTCACCATACAATCATTATTAACTAAATTTACCTCACCATTTAACTTATCTGGATTGCCAGCGATTAGTGTACCTTGTGGTTTCGATACTAAAGGGTTACCAATTGGTCTTCAAATTGTTGGAAAACATTTTGACGAAATGACAATTTTACAAATTGCTCATATATTTGAATCCAATACTGAATGGAATACATTGAAACCATCTTTATAA
- the der gene encoding ribosome biogenesis GTPase Der produces MNTPIVAIVGRPNVGKSTLFNRLAGKKVAVIAEESGTTRDRITTPVTIENKRFLLTDTGGIGISVNSDVLQSEIQAQAEFAIDIASVILFVTDVNEGPTPVDQDLTNLLRKTKTPIILITNKADTPKSELLSNEFYTLGIGSPISISAYHNHGINDLKQSIIELIPQNQLNSELDKSSISLSIIGRPNVGKSTLVNTITQESRSIVSPIPGTTRDAIDTLFEYKNTSINLIDTAGIRRRGKVEPGIEQFSVIRSEQAIERSNIVCILLDAEEPITAQDTHVAGLAVESFKGVIIAVNKSELLSDEEKEELTYAVNSHFGFAPYAPIFFISAKENTGIEDILDTVLIIHEERMRRIEPSMLSNLVWDIVGSHQIPHKGKRSLVIRSVIQDNINPPTFKFKVNDTNLIHFSYKRYIENQMRKELDFQWTHLNLIFY; encoded by the coding sequence ATGAACACTCCAATTGTAGCTATTGTAGGAAGGCCTAATGTAGGAAAGTCCACTCTCTTTAATCGTTTAGCTGGTAAAAAAGTTGCTGTTATAGCAGAAGAATCAGGAACAACAAGAGATCGTATAACAACTCCTGTAACTATTGAAAATAAACGTTTTTTATTAACAGATACTGGTGGAATTGGCATTTCTGTTAATTCAGATGTATTACAATCTGAAATTCAGGCACAAGCTGAATTTGCAATAGATATAGCTTCAGTGATTTTATTTGTCACTGATGTTAATGAAGGCCCCACACCAGTTGATCAAGATTTAACTAATCTACTAAGAAAAACTAAAACACCCATAATTTTAATTACAAATAAAGCTGACACACCAAAATCAGAATTATTATCAAACGAATTCTATACTCTAGGAATTGGTTCTCCTATATCTATAAGTGCTTACCACAACCACGGCATTAATGATCTAAAACAATCAATTATTGAATTAATACCACAAAATCAATTGAATAGTGAATTAGATAAATCCTCCATATCACTTTCAATTATAGGACGTCCAAATGTTGGCAAATCCACACTGGTTAATACAATCACACAAGAATCTCGGTCAATTGTTTCCCCAATTCCTGGTACTACCCGAGATGCAATAGATACCTTATTTGAGTATAAAAATACATCCATAAATCTTATTGATACTGCAGGTATTAGAAGAAGAGGTAAAGTGGAACCAGGTATAGAACAATTTTCAGTTATTAGATCTGAACAGGCAATAGAAAGATCTAATATAGTCTGCATACTTCTCGATGCTGAAGAACCAATTACGGCTCAAGATACCCATGTTGCCGGACTTGCAGTCGAATCATTTAAAGGAGTAATTATAGCCGTAAATAAATCTGAATTACTTTCAGATGAAGAAAAAGAAGAACTAACATATGCAGTAAATTCTCATTTTGGTTTTGCTCCATATGCGCCTATCTTTTTTATATCTGCAAAAGAAAATACTGGAATAGAAGATATTTTAGATACTGTTTTAATAATTCATGAAGAAAGAATGAGAAGAATTGAACCATCTATGTTATCAAATTTAGTATGGGATATTGTGGGTTCTCATCAAATACCTCATAAGGGTAAACGATCTTTAGTCATTAGAAGCGTTATTCAAGACAATATAAACCCTCCAACTTTCAAATTTAAGGTTAATGATACAAATCTTATACATTTTTCTTATAAACGATATATTGAAAACCAAATGCGAAAAGAATTAGATTTCCAATGGACACACCTTAATTTAATTTTTTACTAA
- the plsY gene encoding glycerol-3-phosphate 1-O-acyltransferase PlsY — MNQEMILIIVPITYLIGSIPVGLIIGKLKSGIDIRKHGSQSTGATNALRILGTKSAILVLILDFLKGAIPIFYIMRIDEINSNNAPLIAISGIAIIIGHNWPIFAGFKGGKGVASAVGIASVLNPLSALAAILTFLPILITTRYVSLGSILGAIVAMIILVIQSISIINDYNYIYALVVGPLLVIKHHENIHRLLNGNERKFGEKE; from the coding sequence ATGAATCAAGAAATGATACTAATTATAGTACCCATAACTTACCTCATAGGCAGTATTCCAGTAGGTTTAATCATTGGAAAACTCAAATCGGGCATAGACATAAGAAAACATGGAAGCCAATCAACAGGAGCTACTAATGCATTAAGAATACTTGGTACAAAATCAGCTATATTAGTACTAATTCTAGATTTTCTGAAAGGGGCAATCCCTATTTTTTACATAATGCGAATAGATGAAATTAATTCCAACAATGCACCGCTTATAGCAATAAGTGGTATTGCTATAATTATTGGACATAATTGGCCTATTTTTGCTGGCTTTAAAGGGGGGAAAGGTGTTGCATCGGCTGTAGGAATTGCTTCAGTTTTAAATCCTCTTTCAGCACTAGCTGCTATTTTAACGTTTTTACCAATATTAATTACCACAAGGTATGTATCCCTTGGATCTATTTTAGGGGCAATAGTTGCAATGATAATTCTTGTCATACAATCTATTTCAATAATAAATGATTACAATTATATATACGCTTTGGTTGTCGGTCCCTTATTAGTAATCAAACATCATGAAAATATCCATAGGTTACTAAACGGAAATGAAAGAAAATTTGGAGAAAAAGAGTGA
- the recF gene encoding DNA replication and repair protein RecF (All proteins in this family for which functions are known are DNA-binding proteins that assist the filamentation of RecA onto DNA for the initiation of recombination or recombinational repair.) yields the protein MKLYVSDLELTQYRNFSNIHLEFSPGLSIISGNNGEGKTNLLESLYLISIGKSFRARNDFELIKHRSPDQINKFVTQTTIHGITKFADEKNNIVIALPSDNNQHKEMKLNGINISASQLVGKTPTVLFTAHDMDIVLGSPGKRRQFLDILISQVNQEYLIKLQKYQQILTQRNSLLKSIREQQSSEDELVYWSAKLIELGTFIINKRNDIISFIDREIQEIHSEFSPKEKLSFKYIPSVSIENFEETLNSTLKQQIVMGITDIGPHRDNVLIHINEKSAYSFSSRGQAKNIVLSLRLSEAKIIQSTINVQPILLLDDILSELDEFRRKKIIEKMHIYNQSIVTTPEPDLIEATYANNIIHIRNGEILKQ from the coding sequence ATCAAATTGTACGTATCAGACTTAGAATTAACACAATATCGAAATTTTTCTAATATTCATTTAGAATTTTCACCGGGGCTCTCGATAATTTCTGGCAATAATGGGGAAGGTAAAACTAATCTACTTGAATCGCTTTATTTAATTTCTATAGGAAAGTCATTTCGAGCAAGAAACGATTTTGAATTAATCAAGCACAGATCCCCTGATCAAATAAATAAATTTGTTACACAGACAACTATTCATGGTATAACTAAATTTGCTGATGAAAAAAATAATATTGTCATAGCGCTTCCTTCTGACAATAACCAACATAAAGAAATGAAACTTAATGGAATCAATATATCTGCATCGCAATTAGTTGGCAAAACTCCTACTGTACTATTTACTGCACATGACATGGATATAGTTTTAGGAAGCCCAGGAAAAAGAAGACAATTTTTAGATATATTAATATCCCAAGTGAATCAAGAATATTTAATCAAGTTACAAAAGTATCAACAAATATTAACTCAAAGAAATTCTTTATTAAAATCTATACGAGAACAGCAATCATCTGAAGACGAATTAGTATATTGGAGCGCCAAATTAATCGAATTAGGGACATTTATTATTAATAAACGCAACGATATCATTAGCTTTATTGATAGAGAAATACAAGAAATTCATTCTGAATTTTCACCTAAGGAAAAATTGTCTTTCAAGTATATTCCTTCGGTTAGTATTGAAAATTTTGAAGAAACCTTAAATTCAACCCTAAAACAACAAATCGTAATGGGAATCACTGATATAGGTCCCCATAGAGATAATGTTTTAATCCATATTAATGAAAAATCAGCATATAGTTTTTCTTCTAGAGGTCAAGCAAAAAATATAGTACTTTCATTAAGGTTATCTGAAGCAAAAATAATTCAATCAACTATAAATGTACAACCTATACTACTTCTAGATGATATACTTTCAGAACTTGACGAGTTTAGAAGAAAAAAAATTATTGAAAAAATGCATATATATAATCAATCAATAGTTACTACACCTGAACCTGATTTAATAGAAGCAACGTATGCAAACAACATCATTCATATACGTAATGGAGAAATACTAAAACAATAA
- a CDS encoding VOC family protein yields the protein MSYMINHIHIKTDDPDKVAEWYAEAFGFKIISRSVRDFNTKLMDYFIVTESKDGTRVNISGARSNETLPEIGSGVHEGLEHFGIYVPNMKEELERLQKLGAIVLEEPLETPEGALLAFIQTPYDKSRVEVVQAPD from the coding sequence ATGTCATATATGATTAATCATATACATATAAAAACAGATGATCCAGATAAAGTCGCAGAATGGTACGCTGAAGCATTTGGTTTCAAAATTATAAGTAGAAGTGTAAGGGATTTTAATACTAAATTAATGGACTATTTTATTGTTACTGAATCTAAGGACGGAACAAGAGTAAATATATCAGGTGCTAGGTCTAATGAAACACTACCGGAAATTGGTTCTGGTGTGCATGAGGGGTTGGAACATTTTGGAATTTATGTTCCCAATATGAAAGAAGAATTAGAACGTTTGCAAAAATTAGGCGCAATAGTGTTGGAGGAACCATTAGAAACTCCGGAAGGTGCTTTGTTGGCATTTATACAAACACCATACGACAAGTCGCGAGTTGAGGTAGTTCAAGCCCCTGATTAA
- a CDS encoding mandelate racemase/muconate lactonizing enzyme family protein has translation MKITNIETFLVDSGWWPFLFVKIETDEGITGYGECTETRQPHGVVGSIEDFSKLLIGKDPRSFEMLLLDLKRISIQSRGGIAYKAISGIELALLDIKAKSLNISVVELFGGPTREHVRLYWSHCGTYRARNYELCNTPPLESLKDIYNLGKEVIEKGYTALKTNIIIPGKPAQTWGGGFAGPIGSTDGVIPKDILTHLDNQIGTFRDAVGENIDINLDLNFHVKPESAKRIADVVEKYNLMWLEIDMYQPEALRELKDSINIPICSGENLLFMQEYLPYFQARSADIFMIDVPWMGFSQGKKVGDLAETFQFNVAPHNYYSHLSSFISASLCAVLPNIKIMEIDVDQVSWKDDLVTNVPEITDGYMKTPSGIGWGTDLNEDALKEHLWDK, from the coding sequence ATGAAAATCACAAATATAGAAACATTTTTAGTTGATTCTGGATGGTGGCCATTTTTATTTGTAAAAATTGAAACTGATGAAGGAATAACTGGATATGGAGAATGTACTGAAACTAGACAACCGCATGGAGTTGTAGGATCTATTGAAGATTTTTCAAAGCTATTAATTGGCAAAGATCCTCGTTCGTTTGAAATGCTTTTATTGGACTTAAAACGAATTTCTATACAAAGTAGGGGTGGAATAGCATACAAAGCTATTTCAGGAATTGAATTAGCTCTATTAGATATTAAAGCTAAGTCTTTAAATATTTCTGTAGTTGAATTATTTGGAGGACCAACGCGCGAACATGTACGATTATATTGGTCTCATTGTGGAACATATCGTGCAAGAAATTATGAGTTATGTAATACACCTCCTTTAGAATCACTTAAAGATATTTATAACCTTGGTAAAGAGGTTATAGAAAAGGGATATACTGCCCTTAAAACTAATATCATTATTCCTGGCAAACCCGCTCAAACTTGGGGAGGTGGATTTGCAGGTCCAATAGGCAGTACTGATGGTGTAATTCCAAAAGATATATTGACTCATCTTGACAATCAAATTGGAACATTCCGTGACGCAGTTGGAGAAAATATAGATATTAATTTGGATCTTAATTTTCATGTAAAACCCGAGAGTGCCAAACGTATAGCAGATGTGGTAGAAAAATATAACCTCATGTGGTTAGAAATCGATATGTATCAACCTGAAGCGCTACGTGAATTGAAAGATTCGATTAATATTCCCATTTGTTCAGGAGAAAATTTATTATTTATGCAAGAATACTTACCATATTTTCAAGCTCGATCTGCTGATATATTTATGATTGATGTACCATGGATGGGGTTTTCTCAAGGTAAAAAAGTAGGAGACTTAGCTGAGACATTCCAGTTTAATGTTGCTCCACATAATTACTATAGTCATCTTTCAAGCTTTATTAGTGCAAGTTTATGCGCAGTTTTACCTAACATAAAAATTATGGAAATTGATGTTGACCAAGTATCTTGGAAGGATGATTTGGTTACGAATGTACCAGAAATTACTGATGGATATATGAAAACACCTTCAGGAATAGGATGGGGGACCGACTTAAATGAAGATGCTTTAAAAGAACATCTTTGGGATAAATAA
- a CDS encoding Ldh family oxidoreductase, whose protein sequence is MPLINHNDLRNFISQLMQSYGASEDEATLISEHSVEANLVGHDSHGVIQIPTYIDRIQRGHIKPGAEIEVNNESRTTARINGNWGFGYYVSDFAMKLAIKKAREDNIAAITVVQQSHVGRVASYPLMAAKEGMIAIMTADSGRGPKMVVPFGGKERKLGTNPICIAFPSNLEGTMFVDMATSSVAAGKINLARSRGKDIPFGWILDKDGNQTNDPNDFSQGGAILPLGADQGHKGYGLSAAVETFSGILTGLGFGVSKDGIHNDGCLMIVMNVEAFRDLEVFKQEVTDFALDLSSTEVASGYDRVYYPGEIEHITKQDRMKNGIFVEDTTVANINKFADESNMKGNLDPLLY, encoded by the coding sequence ATGCCTTTAATAAACCATAATGACTTAAGAAATTTTATTTCACAATTAATGCAATCATATGGAGCAAGTGAAGATGAGGCTACACTTATTTCAGAACACTCTGTTGAGGCTAATCTAGTTGGCCATGATTCTCATGGAGTAATTCAAATTCCTACTTATATAGATCGAATTCAACGTGGACATATTAAGCCAGGCGCAGAAATAGAAGTAAATAATGAATCTCGTACAACAGCACGAATCAATGGGAATTGGGGATTTGGATATTATGTATCTGATTTTGCTATGAAATTGGCTATAAAGAAAGCTCGTGAAGATAATATAGCTGCTATTACAGTAGTGCAACAAAGCCATGTAGGAAGAGTAGCAAGTTATCCTCTTATGGCTGCAAAAGAAGGTATGATAGCTATTATGACCGCAGATTCAGGCAGAGGGCCTAAAATGGTTGTTCCATTTGGAGGTAAAGAAAGAAAATTAGGTACAAATCCTATCTGTATAGCATTTCCAAGTAACCTTGAGGGAACTATGTTTGTAGATATGGCTACATCATCAGTTGCTGCAGGTAAAATTAACTTAGCTAGAAGTAGAGGAAAAGATATTCCATTTGGTTGGATTTTGGATAAAGACGGAAATCAAACAAATGATCCAAATGATTTTAGTCAGGGTGGTGCAATTTTACCCTTAGGAGCTGATCAAGGTCACAAAGGATATGGCCTTTCTGCAGCGGTAGAAACATTTTCAGGAATACTCACTGGGTTAGGATTTGGGGTTTCAAAAGATGGAATTCATAATGACGGTTGTTTAATGATTGTAATGAATGTTGAAGCCTTTAGAGATCTCGAAGTTTTTAAACAAGAAGTCACTGATTTTGCTTTGGATTTAAGTTCTACTGAAGTAGCTTCAGGCTATGATAGGGTTTATTATCCTGGCGAAATTGAACATATTACTAAGCAAGATCGTATGAAAAACGGAATATTTGTAGAAGATACTACAGTTGCTAATATCAATAAATTTGCTGATGAATCTAATATGAAAGGTAATTTAGATCCGTTATTATATTAA